The Fusobacterium perfoetens DNA segment GATATTAATTTTATCATAGAAAGCTATTAAAAGTTAGTATTATTTAATTTACAGAATCTTTTTCACAGGCTCCAATTTTTCGTAATCTGTAGTAATTTTTAATCTTATATTCCTTAAATTTACAACAACCCTTATTTTATTCTTCTATTTTAAAGTAATCTTCTAGTTCCTCTTTTGTGTCAAAATCTCTATCAGCTACGTGATAATATCTTTGATGAACTCCATCTTTATCTGTATATTCTAATTTTTTAAAATTCATCATAAATTCTTCTACATTATTTCTTATATAGTTTCTAAACTCCTCCTCAGTACATCTTAAAGCCTCTCCAAATATTTGAAGTTGTACGTCCATTAAAGAGTTTACAAAGTTATCGTCATTATCACTATCACAGATATATCCTTCCTCTGTTAGTTCGTCTATAATAACCTTTTTAATTATTTCTAAATTTTTATCAAGTACATTATTTATATTAAGTTCCATTTCCTCTCCTTAAAATTTTTATTTTATTCTTTCTATATTATAGCATATTTTTAGGAATAAGAAATAAAAAACTGCATCTTTATTTTAGATGCAGTAATTTTTTTAATTTATTTCGTCTATCTCAGTCATCTCGACACCCTTATGAAAAACTCTTTGATTTGAACTTCCACGAAGTTTAAGTCTTAAATCTTTCTTTTCAAGGATAAATGGACCTTCTATAAGATAATCTATCATCTTAAGATCAATCCATTTTTCTAATTCCTCTTTTAAGTATCCAGTCCATAAATAGATATTTTTATCTGTTTTTGTTTTTATAAATTTTATTAGCTCCAAAACTTCATCTCTATTTTGATAGTAGAATGGGTCTCCACCTAAGAAAGTGACATTTTTCCATCTAGAACTAAGTATCAAAGCTTTTATCTCTTCCAATGTATACTCTTGTCCCTTTTCAAAATCCCAAGTATTTTGTGAAAAACACCCTTTACAATAGTGGTCACAACCAGCAAAATATAAAGTTAAAGTAAATCCAGTCATACTGTTTATTGGGTCATTTTCTACAATTGATATTATTCTCATCTATACCACTAGAACTTTCTTATTGATTGTCCTAAGTTAGAGTTTATTAATTTTCCACTTTCTAGGGCAATTTCACCATTTACAAATACATATTCAATTCCTTCAGGAAGTAACTCTGTATTTTCAAAAGTTGCAAAATCACGAATATCATCTAATGAGAATATTGTGATGTCAGCGTCAGAACCTACTGATAAGTTTCCTTTGTTTATTCCTAAAATGTCAGCTGGAGCTGAAGTCATTTTTTCAACAGCTTGATATAAATCTAACATTTTTGCGTCTCTTACATATTTTCCTAAAACTCTAGGGAAAGTTCCAGTTGCTCTAGGGTGACCTATATTTTTAGCATTTAATATTCCGTCACTACCGATTACTGTTTGTGGATAAACTAAAGCTCTTTCCA contains these protein-coding regions:
- the nrdG gene encoding anaerobic ribonucleoside-triphosphate reductase activating protein; amino-acid sequence: MRIISIVENDPINSMTGFTLTLYFAGCDHYCKGCFSQNTWDFEKGQEYTLEEIKALILSSRWKNVTFLGGDPFYYQNRDEVLELIKFIKTKTDKNIYLWTGYLKEELEKWIDLKMIDYLIEGPFILEKKDLRLKLRGSSNQRVFHKGVEMTEIDEIN